From the genome of Candidatus Babeliales bacterium, one region includes:
- a CDS encoding M23 family metallopeptidase gives MVNRFRLVFMMGGLLLTGWVGYRTYHYFFDDTTPAVILDGIDAEKYCAGNLQCIVKGSDSYNVANLSIWLDDVPLVTKFRINKKAFEHPFTINTHALNNGVHRLRVEAVNGTYRHNRSVHDYSFSVDNQPLQAAFVRPESDLKVFQGRTLHLQFQVNKPIKDARVKLLAQEFKCYPESQGSSIYEAFIPIDCEEQPNEYLLALEIEDHVGNSQTLENKFQVLMFPFKKHTVRVDSGKVQQEEKLGKDDKELRELIAQCCSQSPQEKLWRGAFITPLEMTTQTADFGSIRTTVEKGRYMHKAVDIIGQPKTVVWASQDGIVIAKDRFVQSGNTVVVDHGCGVMSLYCHLDKFATLNVGDHVKKGNPLGIMGKTGFATGDHLHWELVINGIPVDPMQWTKQNF, from the coding sequence ATGGTTAATAGATTCAGATTAGTTTTCATGATGGGTGGATTACTTCTTACAGGATGGGTTGGATATCGTACGTATCATTATTTTTTTGATGATACCACGCCTGCGGTGATCCTCGATGGAATAGATGCAGAAAAATATTGCGCCGGCAATCTACAATGTATTGTTAAGGGTTCAGACAGCTATAATGTTGCTAATCTTTCTATATGGTTAGATGATGTTCCATTGGTAACTAAGTTTCGTATTAATAAAAAAGCATTTGAGCACCCATTTACCATTAATACACATGCACTCAATAATGGAGTTCATAGATTGCGGGTTGAAGCAGTAAACGGAACGTACCGTCACAATCGGAGCGTTCATGATTATTCCTTTAGTGTTGATAATCAACCTCTCCAGGCAGCGTTTGTTCGTCCCGAATCGGACCTAAAGGTATTTCAGGGAAGAACGCTTCATCTTCAATTTCAAGTCAACAAGCCTATTAAAGATGCTCGCGTGAAGCTCCTTGCTCAAGAGTTCAAGTGTTATCCCGAATCACAGGGCTCTTCAATCTACGAGGCCTTCATTCCTATTGATTGTGAAGAGCAGCCTAATGAATACTTACTTGCCCTTGAGATTGAGGATCATGTTGGTAACTCGCAGACGCTGGAAAACAAATTTCAAGTGCTCATGTTTCCATTTAAAAAGCATACCGTTCGCGTTGACTCAGGCAAGGTTCAGCAGGAGGAAAAGTTAGGTAAGGATGATAAAGAACTTCGTGAACTGATTGCACAATGCTGCTCGCAGTCACCACAAGAAAAACTGTGGCGAGGTGCGTTTATTACACCGCTTGAGATGACAACACAGACAGCAGATTTTGGCTCGATTCGCACTACAGTTGAAAAGGGTCGGTACATGCATAAGGCTGTCGACATCATTGGCCAACCTAAAACGGTGGTTTGGGCATCGCAAGATGGTATTGTTATTGCCAAAGATCGTTTCGTTCAATCAGGTAATACCGTTGTGGTCGATCATGGATGTGGTGTAATGTCCTTATATTGTCATTTAGACAAATTTGCGACTCTTAATGTGGGTGACCACGTGAAGAAAGGTAACCCACTAGGTATTATGGGAAAGACAGGTTTTGCGACGGGTGATCATCTCCATTGGGAACTCGTTATTAACGGTATTCCGGTTGATCCGATGCAGTGGACGAAGCAAAATTTCTAA